From Fusobacterium varium:
AAAAAACAATATAATAAAATATTCCTTTTAGGTTTCAGTGTAGGTGCCACTATTGCTTGGAGGTGCTGCGAAACTTCTTTATATAGTGGTATTATTGGATGTTATGGTTCACGTATACGAAATTTTACTAATTTAAATCCTGTTTGTCCTACACTTTTATTATTTGCAAAAGAAGACTCTTTTGATGTAGCTGAAACAGCTAATAAATTACAATATACAAAAAATTTATCTCTTTTAGTATTTGACGCTTCCCATGGATTTCTTGATCCATATTCTAAATCTTATGATGACTACCAAAGAAAAAAAGCTGAAATAGTTATTACACGATTTATAAATCAACATATAAAATAAATCAGAGGTATGGATTTTTCCATACCTCTTTCTGTTTTTTTATTTTGTAATTCCATTACATCTATCCACATTATTAAAGTTAAGTTTGTAAACATACTATAAGTTTACTGCCATCTTTTTGAATGTCTTAACAAGTTATTGCTTTACTGTACTTAAACAAAATGGATGCCCTTCTGGATCAAACATAACCGTTGAAGTTTCAAAATACTGTATCTCTGATATTTTAGCACCACATTTTAAAGCATGAGAAACTGCCTCATCTAAATTTTCAACAAGAAAATCTATATGCGCCATCTGTTGTTGTTTTCCTTTTTCCCATGGCCATATTGGTGAAACATATTCTTCCACTTCTTGAAAAGCAAAAATCCAGCCTTGAGGTGAACGCAAACCAGCCCATCCATTTCCTGAAAGTATTTTTTTCCAGCCAAGTAAATTTACATAAAAGTCTGCTAATTTATCAGCATTTTTACAATCATAGGCAAATCCAGCTATATCTTTTATCATATATTCTTTCCTCCTGATACTTAGAAAATTCAATCACCTTTTCATTAAAGTTTTATTCCCATTTTCTTAAATATTATAATACAAATAATCAATGAAATAGTATTAGCAGCTAATCCTATAAAAGCTAATCCCTTCTTTTTAGAAGAACCAGATATTCCAATTCCTCCAAAAATTGCTCCTATTACTGATAGAACAGGTCCAATCAATGCTATAGCCATCATTACAAGTACCATAATATGTCCCAATATAACAAACCATCCATTTCTAGAATATATAAAACATATTTTTAAAATTCCTGCTGATATTCCAATAACAATAAGAAAAAATATACCCATTACAACAGATATAGTCCCCATAAGATTTTCTTCATAGTTTATCTTCATCCTTTTCTCCCCATATTTTGAAGTAATTTTTTAAGTATAGTCTTATAATTAGAGAATACTGAATTCTATTTCATAAAGATATATGCATTATAAATATTTATAAATACTATAACCAGCATTAATCCCATAAAAAGCTTATCTACTTTTTCTTCTGCCATCTTTTTATTAACTATGCTTCCAGCCATTCCACCACATATTCCCCCCAGCACCATAAGTCCAAGATAAAGAATGCTTACATCTGGAATTTTTCTCGCAAATATAGTATGACCCAGACTTGCTATCTGTGAAAATAATATTATATAAATAGAATTAATTGCAGCTTCTTTAGTAGTCATTGAAAAAAAGAAAATCAATATAACAAGATTGATAGGTCCTCCTCCAATTCCTAAAAATGATGAAAATATTCCTAAAATGACTCCAATAATAAAACATAAAATCTTATTTTTAAAATTATGTGTCCTAATCTCATTTTTTTTAGCTGTATATATCAAAGTTCCTAATGTTATAAATATCATAACAACTGATTGAACAGCTCCTGTTTTATTTTCATTTTGAAGAGTTTCCTTCACAACCTGAAACATGACCTTTCCGCTCATTCCCCCTAATACACTACCTAGAGCAAGCCATGTAGTAATTTTTGTATTTATCTTTACTGTACTGTTTTTCATTGCTTTAGCTACAGAAATAACAGACATAGAAAGAACTGTACATCCAGATAAAAAACTTATAGCTGTTACGCTCATAGTTCCTGTTGCATCAAGAACAGGTTTAATTATCACTCCCCCACCTATACCACATATTGAACCTACAAGAGAAGAAAAAAAACTGACCATTAAAAAAATAACTGACATATTTTACCCCCAAAAAAACTTTTATATTACCCCTTTTCAATAATTATATTTGTTTTCTTATAAAAAATCAACCTTCATTCTTTTTATAATCTGCTATTTTTCCTTTTTTAGTAAACTATATCAAATTTCCCTCTTTGTAATATTTATAAATTTATGATAAAATATAACGATAAAAATTTAATTATTCAAAGGAGCTGAGTATGACTAAATTTGATAAGATATATAAAGAAATCATTGAAACTATAGATAAAAAAGGAATATGGAGTGAAGGAAATGTCAGAACTAGATATGCTGATGGAACTCCTGCTCACTATAAAAGTTATATTGGATATCAATTTAGACTTGATAATTCTACTGATGAAGCACATCTTATTACTACTAGATTTGCTCCCAATAAGGCTCCTATCAGAGAACTTTATTGGATATGGATAATGCAGTCTAATGATGTAGACGAATTGAATAAGTTAAAATGTAAATTCTGGGATGAATGGAAAATGGATGATGGTACTATTGGAAAAGCTTATGGGTATCAAATAGCAAAGCAAACATTTGGGTATAAAAACCAGCTTGATTATGTAATAGAGGAATTGAAAAAAAATCCTAACAGTCGTAGAATTATGACAGAAATCTGGATACCCGAAGATCTTGATAAAATGGCCCTAACTCCTTGTGTACACCTTACTCAATGGAGTATAATTGGAAACAAACTTTACCTTGAAGTAAGACAGAGAAGCTGTGATGTAGCCCTTGGACTTGTAGCTAATGTATTTCAATATTCTATACTTCATAAGTTAGTGGCTATGGAATGTAATCTGGAACCTGCTGAAATTATATGGAATATTCATAATGTACATATTTATGACAGACATATGCCTGAACTTTTAGAACAGATAAAAAGACCTTCAATTGATGGAGCAACTGTAAAAATTGAAAACTTTAAATCTATCTATGATTTTAAACCTGATGATGTAATTGTTGAAAACTATCAATATGGAGATAAAATTTCTTATGAGGTGGCAATATAATGAGTAAACCAAAGTTAAATATGATAGTATGTGTGGCAGAAAATAATTTAATAGGTGATAGAGTTCCAGAAGGAAATGGACTTTTATGGCATTCTATGGAAGAATTAAACTACTATAAATCTAAAACTATTGGAAATGTAGTTTTATTTGGAGAAAATACAGCTAAATATGTTCCAATTAATTTAATGAAAAAGAATAGGGAGGTAATAGTCCTTACTCTTGATTCCAAGCTTGAAGATATTATGAAACACTACAAAGATAGTGGAAAAGATATCTTTATATGTGGAGGATATACTATTTATAAATATTATCTAGATAATTATGAAATAGATGAGATTTATATCTCTAAATTAAAACCTCATGTAAAGGTGGCTCATGCTGCTAATCCTCTTTATTTTCCTGATGTTGAAAAGTATGGATATAAGCTTACATCTGAAACTGATTATAATGATTTTACTGCAACAATATATAAAAAGTAATTTATAAGTGAACCTGAATGTTAGGTAACTCTAACAATTCAGGTTTTTTTATTATTTATCAAATAGCCTTTATAACTAATTTTTTCTCTTTATATTTTAATAAGTTACCTATAAAAAAAAGAAACATTTGACATTAATGGAAAATAATATTACAATCAATATATTAAAAAGTACGATACCGTACTATTTGGAGGTGGCAAATGAATTTTAGATCTTTAAGAATTTATGAAGAAAATGGTGCTTTTATTAGAAAAATTGTTGAAAGAAATATTAATGAACTTCCTGATGGAGAAGTTCTAATCAAAGTTAAATATTCATCCCTTAACTATAAAGATGCTTTATCTTGTATAGGAAACAAAGGAGTAACTAGAGAATATCCTCATACTCCTGGAATAGATGCTGCTGGTATTGTAGAAGATTCTAATGTTCCCGAATTTACTAAAGGTGAAGAAGTTTTTATTACTGGATATGATTTAGGTATGAATACTGATGGGGGATTTGGAGAATATGTAAGAGTACCTGCAAATTGGGTAGTTAAAAAACCTGTGAATCTTTCTTTAAAAGAAGCCATGATATATGGTACAGCTGGATTCACTTCTGCTTTGTCTGTTTTTGAACTTATAAAAGAAGTGACTCCTGAAGATGGAGATATTTTAGTTATTGGTGCTGGTGGAGGTGTAGGAAGCCATTCTGTTAAGTTTCTTACTAAACTAGGATATAATGTTACTGCAGTAGTAAATGATGAAAAAGGTATCAAATATGCAAAGGAACTTGGAGCTTCTGCATGCATACTAAGAGATGAAATATATGATAAATCTGGTAAACCTATGCTAAAACAAAAATGGGCTGGTGTTATTGATACAGTAGGAGGCAACCCTCTATCTACTGCAATAAGGTCACTTAAATATGCTGGAGTAGTTACTACATGTGGAAATATAGCTGGTGGGGATATTCCAAATGCTAATGTATACCCTTTTATATTGAGAAGTGTAAAACTTATAGGAATAGATTCTGTTCAATGTCCTATGAAAAAAAGAAAAGAAGTCTGGGATACTTTAGCTGAAAAATGGAAAGGTGAGAATTTAGAGAAAGGTATTGAAGAAGTAAGCCTTGAAGAAATCTCTCATTCGGTAGATAAAATGCTTGCTCAACAGCTTATAGGAAGAGTTATTCTTAAGTATAAATAATTTTAAAATAAAAAGTGATCATTAAAAAACTTTTTAAAAGTTCAGACTGTAGACAATTAAACTATCTACAGTCTTTTTTGTATTTAAAAATATGTTAAAATATTTTCAAAGATAATGGATAGTTATGATGAAAATTAGAAATAAAGATAAAATATTGATACTCTTTTCTAATTTACTATTTGAAGTTATTTCTGAAAGAGCTATTTTTCTTTAAACTTTTTCATCTTTTTTTCAAATATTCTATAACTAAAAATATAAAACCTTTCAAATTCAGCTTTATAAAGTTTAGATATCTATTTAAAAAAATTTATATATTTCAGAGAAATGTAAAACAACAACATAAAGTAGCTCTACATATTGAGAATATAGCAAGTGAAACAGCCTTCTACTCCCAGATGAAATTAAGACTAAACTAAATCAATGTTTTGAAATGTCAAAAGATAATCCAAAGCACTGATTATTTTACAAGCACCCCATCATGGATTAAAAAGAATCATGTGTAATATTGCTGTTTCATTACCAACATTTTTATATGAATGTACAGTATCAGCTCCAAATCGTATACTTTCACCCTTTTCAACCATAAAACTTTGACTGCCTGTATGAATCTCAATTTTTCCCATAAAGATTGTAATGAATTCAATAGTCCCCTTTAAATGTGGTTCAGACTTCCAATAACTTCCTTCCTCTAATTCCAGATAATAGACTGCAAACCTACGATTCTCATTATCTGGGAAAAGAGAGTAATTTTTTACTTTTCCTCCATCTTCAAGTAAAGGTTGAATTTCCAATGTTTTCACAATCTCATATGGACTTTTTGGACGAACAGTTAAAGCATCAAATGGTACTTTCATTCCATTTGAAATTTTCCATAACGTAGAAATCGTCGGATTTCCATCACCACGTTCAATTTGTGCCAGCATGCTTTTACTAACACCAC
This genomic window contains:
- a CDS encoding putative transcriptional regulator, which encodes MSREKGVTFLNSMNIIVAKNIKRLREEKKLSMDELVRLSGVSKSMLAQIERGDGNPTISTLWKISNGMKVPFDALTVRPKSPYEIVKTLEIQPLLEDGGKVKNYSLFPDNENRRFAVYYLELEEGSYWKSEPHLKGTIEFITIFMGKIEIHTGSQSFMVEKGESIRFGADTVHSYKNVGNETAILHMILFNP
- the thyA gene encoding thymidylate synthase, whose protein sequence is MTKFDKIYKEIIETIDKKGIWSEGNVRTRYADGTPAHYKSYIGYQFRLDNSTDEAHLITTRFAPNKAPIRELYWIWIMQSNDVDELNKLKCKFWDEWKMDDGTIGKAYGYQIAKQTFGYKNQLDYVIEELKKNPNSRRIMTEIWIPEDLDKMALTPCVHLTQWSIIGNKLYLEVRQRSCDVALGLVANVFQYSILHKLVAMECNLEPAEIIWNIHNVHIYDRHMPELLEQIKRPSIDGATVKIENFKSIYDFKPDDVIVENYQYGDKISYEVAI
- the yhfP gene encoding quinone oxidoreductase — its product is MNFRSLRIYEENGAFIRKIVERNINELPDGEVLIKVKYSSLNYKDALSCIGNKGVTREYPHTPGIDAAGIVEDSNVPEFTKGEEVFITGYDLGMNTDGGFGEYVRVPANWVVKKPVNLSLKEAMIYGTAGFTSALSVFELIKEVTPEDGDILVIGAGGGVGSHSVKFLTKLGYNVTAVVNDEKGIKYAKELGASACILRDEIYDKSGKPMLKQKWAGVIDTVGGNPLSTAIRSLKYAGVVTTCGNIAGGDIPNANVYPFILRSVKLIGIDSVQCPMKKRKEVWDTLAEKWKGENLEKGIEEVSLEEISHSVDKMLAQQLIGRVILKYK
- a CDS encoding diadenosine tetraphosphatase, with translation MSKPKLNMIVCVAENNLIGDRVPEGNGLLWHSMEELNYYKSKTIGNVVLFGENTAKYVPINLMKKNREVIVLTLDSKLEDIMKHYKDSGKDIFICGGYTIYKYYLDNYEIDEIYISKLKPHVKVAHAANPLYFPDVEKYGYKLTSETDYNDFTATIYKK